One genomic segment of Panicum virgatum strain AP13 chromosome 2N, P.virgatum_v5, whole genome shotgun sequence includes these proteins:
- the LOC120660716 gene encoding WAT1-related protein At4g30420-like, translated as MEEYKPAAAMVVTQCIYAALALWSKAAFTGGMSPLVFVVYRQAVATVVLVPVVVAANRKKMKEMTTDLGVAGFVLVFVASLVGATANQCLYYQGVHLGSSSMATAMTNLIPAITFVMAASVGLEKVEVRRPRSLAKIFGTAVCVGGAMAMAFFKGPKLLGGLLALLHSPAPGSQWVTGALFLVGSSSCWSLWLILQVPICKSYVEPLALSAWMCLLSTLQSALLVSFLQPDPNAWRIRSLFELSCCLFSGVFGSGVTFYLQSWCISVRGPLYSAMFNPLCTVVTTVFAATVLREELHVGSLLGAIAVIAGLYVVLWGKAGDGGRRGRETEHTDDLEKTMTRSDSMLDAGNGIAEPLLPADGDLTEK; from the exons ATGGAGGAGTacaagccggcggcggccatggtggtgaCGCAGTGCATCTATGCGGCGCTGGCGCTGTGGTCCAAGGCGGCGTTCACCGGCGGCATGAGCCCCCTGGTCTTCGTCGTCTACAGGCAGGCCGTGGCCACCGTCGTCCTCGTCCCTGTCGTCGTCGCGGCCAACAG gaagaagatgaaggagatGACGACGGACCTTGGAGTGGCAGGCTTCGTGTTGGTCTTCGTCGCGTCTCTTGTCGG GGCGACGGCGAATCAGTGTTTGTACTACCAAGGGGTGCATCTGGGCTCGTCGTCGATGGCAACGGCCATGACCAACTTAATTCCAGCCATCACCTTCGTCATGGCTGCATCAGTCGG CCTTGAGAAGGTGGAggtgaggaggccgaggagcctGGCCAAGATATTCGGCACGGCCGTCTGcgtcggcggcgccatggccatggccttcTTCAAGGGCCCCAAGCTGCTCGGCGGGCTGCTCGCCCTCCTCcactcgccggcgccgggcagCCAGTGGGTGACGGGCGCGCTGTTCCTCGTCGGCAGCAGCTCCTGCTGGTCGCTCTGGCTCATCCTGCAGGTGCCCATCTGCAAGTCGTACGTGGAGCCCCTGGCGCTGTCGGCGTGGATGTGCCTCCTGTCCACGCTGCAGTCCGCGCTGCTCGTCTCCTTCCTCCAGCCGGACCCGAACGCCTGGAGGATCCGCTCGCTCTTCGAGCTCTCCTGCTGCCTCTTCTCG GGCGTGTTCGGGTCGGGCGTGACGTTCTACCTGCAGTCGTGGTGCATCTCGGTGAGGGGCCCGCTCTACTCGGCCATGTTCAACCCGCTCTGCACCGTCGTCACCACCGTGTTCGCGGCGACCGTTCTCCGGGAAGAGCTGCACGTCGGCAG CTTGTTGGGGGCCATCGCCGTCATCGCGGGGCTGTACGTCGTGCTGTGGGGCAAAGCGGGCGACGGAggcaggagagggagggagacggagCACACGGACGATTTGGAGAAGACGATGACCCGGTCGGATTCGATGCTCGACGCCGGGAACGGTATCGCCGAGCCGCTCCTGCCGGCGGATGGCGATCTAACGGAGAAGTAG